In a single window of the Elaeis guineensis isolate ETL-2024a chromosome 4, EG11, whole genome shotgun sequence genome:
- the LOC105043928 gene encoding uncharacterized protein, which produces MIAGDAESKPGDSQQEVVQPSPVVTDDIMTRRLKNRERQRRYRARKRLEADMKKSCLLGQHALVPSEAQSNRIFVNVNPYQFVLPLGVQTNGVTITYEARVYSGRKWKQDARRAHLFQELMEQPNVPSVPPHLGKPPLEAGSNLECHANPAGKRHWKADARNKVDVDVGAE; this is translated from the exons ATGATTGCAGGGGATGCAGAAAGTAAGCCTGGTGACAGTCAACAAGAG GTGGTCCAGCCATCACCGGTTGTCACCGATGACATAATGACCCGACGCCTGAAGAACAGGGAGCGGCAGCGAAGATACAGAGCAAGGAAGCGCCTTGAAGCAGATATGAAGAAATCATGTTTGCTAGGCCAACATGCATTGGTGCCAAGTGAAGCACAATCAAACAGAATTTTTGTTAATGTTAATCCCTACCAATTTGTACTGCCACTTGGGGTGCAGACAAATGGAGTCACTATCACATATGAAGCCCGTGTATATTCTGGTCGAAAATGGAAACAGGATGCAAGGAGAGCACATTTATTCCAGGAGCTAATGGAGCAACCAAATGTGCCAAGCGTGCCTCCTCACTTGGGAAAGCCACCATTAGAAGCTGGATCCAATCTTGAGTGTCATGCAAATCCAGCTGGTAAAAGACACTGGAAAGCAGATGCAAGAAACAAGGTCGATGTGGATGTGGGAGCTGAGTAA